A stretch of the Ktedonobacteraceae bacterium genome encodes the following:
- a CDS encoding phosphatase PAP2 family protein, translated as MTNQGRSQVSALQQNNQDIVIQTPVVKSRHVRFARVVSTVLTPVSVSLPFVLLVAFYHARDQLAALIYALIALFFLSVGPLIYVVIGVRTGKLSDFEMSRRSERAGPFLFGIISTSIGLLVLSLLHGPRDLQTALILTTISAVILMVTTLWWKISIHASTMAGAATMLTVLYGLALLPLFLLLVLVSWSRVVLRRHTVAQVVAGSILSIFLALVVLKLRGI; from the coding sequence ATGACGAACCAGGGACGCTCACAGGTGTCAGCGCTGCAACAGAACAATCAAGATATCGTTATCCAGACTCCTGTGGTAAAATCACGGCACGTACGTTTTGCCCGCGTTGTCTCGACGGTCCTGACTCCCGTCTCGGTCTCGCTGCCATTTGTCTTGCTGGTCGCTTTCTATCATGCCCGCGATCAACTGGCAGCCCTCATCTATGCATTGATTGCGCTCTTCTTTCTCAGTGTCGGTCCTCTGATCTACGTCGTAATCGGCGTGCGTACCGGCAAGCTTTCGGATTTTGAGATGAGTCGCCGCTCAGAGCGCGCCGGGCCATTTCTGTTCGGCATCATTTCTACCAGTATTGGGCTACTCGTCCTATCGCTACTGCATGGGCCAAGGGATTTACAGACAGCCTTAATTCTGACGACCATCAGCGCTGTGATCCTGATGGTAACCACCCTCTGGTGGAAGATCAGTATTCATGCCTCAACCATGGCAGGAGCTGCTACCATGCTGACCGTTCTCTATGGCCTGGCCCTGCTGCCCTTGTTCTTGCTGCTGGTGCTGGTGAGCTGGTCGCGCGTCGTTCTGCGCCGTCACACCGTAGCGCAGGTAGTGGCCGGATCGATCCTGAGCATTTTCCTCGCGCTGGTGGTATTGAAATTAAGGGGAATATAA
- a CDS encoding complex I subunit 1 family protein, with translation MYVLSSTSPDLGTQLYNGILSWQFLQFVVAFLSFFGFVLTSAIILILAERKIMGWMQDRVGPIHTGPWGLLQTVADVGKLLMKEDIHASLTDKLLFLLAPSVFLAPVIAAFAVIPFSPYVTLPGTALATGIVYYVAMSSIDVVGVVMAGWSSNNKYALIGGLRSAAQMISYELPLVLSLIGVVMLTSVLAGTLGYPGSQGIGTISIWEIIHFQNAAAWPGKGIGFFDFIFEGFTPWAWFFLVQPLMIIIYYTCGLAETNRSPFDLPEAESELVAGYLTEYSGMRWALFYLGEYGNMTIVSAIATTLFLGGWSGPGVAYLTGLNSPGWGLLGNLLGIAYFILKVYLLCGVFIWVRSTLPRLRADQLMQFAWLILIPTTLGNIVLTAAIFLILNALGASNIIFLVILGVINWLLVFGFIQVVRRATVATTRRAQAPAIRAQRLAGTPVQLPERATVSSGRGQ, from the coding sequence ATGTATGTATTAAGTTCTACAAGCCCTGATCTGGGAACGCAACTGTATAACGGCATTTTATCCTGGCAGTTTCTGCAGTTCGTGGTTGCATTCCTCTCCTTTTTCGGCTTTGTGCTGACAAGCGCGATCATCCTGATCCTGGCCGAGCGCAAGATTATGGGCTGGATGCAGGATCGCGTCGGACCAATCCATACCGGCCCATGGGGACTGTTACAGACCGTGGCTGATGTCGGCAAATTGTTGATGAAAGAGGATATTCATGCCTCTTTGACGGATAAACTGCTATTCCTGCTCGCCCCATCCGTCTTTCTGGCACCCGTCATCGCGGCTTTTGCCGTCATACCTTTTTCGCCATATGTAACCCTGCCCGGAACGGCGCTGGCTACCGGTATTGTCTATTACGTAGCAATGAGCTCTATTGACGTGGTAGGCGTTGTCATGGCCGGTTGGAGTTCCAATAACAAATATGCTTTGATCGGTGGCCTGCGTTCCGCCGCCCAGATGATTTCATACGAGTTACCACTAGTTCTTTCGCTTATCGGTGTCGTGATGCTTACCAGCGTTCTGGCCGGCACACTCGGCTATCCTGGCAGCCAGGGCATCGGCACCATCTCAATCTGGGAGATTATCCATTTTCAGAATGCGGCCGCGTGGCCTGGTAAGGGCATCGGCTTCTTCGATTTTATCTTCGAAGGATTTACACCCTGGGCCTGGTTCTTCCTGGTGCAGCCCTTGATGATCATCATCTACTACACCTGCGGTCTCGCCGAGACGAATCGCTCGCCGTTCGATCTTCCCGAAGCGGAATCGGAACTGGTTGCCGGCTATCTGACCGAGTATAGTGGCATGCGCTGGGCGTTGTTCTACCTGGGCGAATATGGCAATATGACGATTGTTTCGGCAATCGCAACGACGCTGTTCCTTGGCGGCTGGTCCGGCCCGGGCGTTGCCTACCTGACAGGGCTGAATTCTCCTGGCTGGGGACTGCTTGGCAACCTGCTGGGTATTGCTTACTTTATTCTCAAAGTCTACCTGCTCTGCGGCGTCTTCATCTGGGTACGAAGTACGCTGCCGCGCCTGCGTGCCGACCAGTTGATGCAGTTCGCGTGGTTGATCCTCATTCCCACCACACTGGGTAATATCGTGTTGACCGCGGCGATCTTCCTCATTCTCAATGCCCTGGGCGCATCGAATATCATCTTCCTGGTCATCCTGGGCGTGATCAACTGGCTGTTAGTGTTTGGCTTCATTCAGGTGGTCAGGCGCGCAACTGTTGCCACGACACGTAGAGCTCAGGCACCTGCTATTCGCGCGCAGCGGTTGGCCGGTACCCCTGTGCAATTACCTGAGCGCGCTACGGTTTCCAGTGGCCGGGGACAATAG
- the murI gene encoding glutamate racemase, whose translation MDDWNTQDAVSTRETHPARDAERSQSSLDNERSTLPGKAAAPIGVFDSGAGGLTILAALLQELPDEQYIYFGDTAHCPYGMRSDEDITDLSIQISRFLIERGVKLIIVACNTATQAAIGTLRATFPSTPFIGVVPAVKPAARATKKGRIGIAATNQAARALYLRQLIDEFAEGIQAYAVGCPELVTLVERGELDGPLVEATVQQALQPLLKQDVDVIVLGCTHFPALRDIIERVVGHSIQIIDSGMAIARRTHAVLDAEGLMRARSQNHARPGDVERLEVLCSGDAGAFSDVASKIIGHRIIAQQVDLKREGVL comes from the coding sequence ATGGATGATTGGAATACACAGGATGCCGTATCTACACGCGAAACACATCCTGCTCGTGATGCCGAACGTAGTCAAAGCAGTCTCGATAATGAAAGGTCAACATTGCCAGGCAAAGCAGCAGCCCCAATAGGGGTTTTTGATTCGGGAGCGGGAGGGTTGACCATTCTTGCGGCCCTCTTGCAAGAGCTTCCAGACGAACAATACATCTACTTTGGTGATACTGCGCATTGCCCCTACGGTATGCGCAGCGATGAAGATATTACAGACTTATCTATTCAGATCAGCCGTTTTCTCATTGAGCGAGGGGTAAAGTTGATCATTGTTGCCTGCAATACTGCCACTCAAGCAGCCATCGGCACTCTGCGGGCCACTTTCCCGTCAACCCCTTTTATCGGGGTCGTGCCGGCGGTAAAACCTGCCGCGCGCGCTACCAAAAAAGGCCGCATTGGCATTGCTGCCACCAACCAGGCGGCTAGAGCTTTGTATCTCCGCCAATTGATTGATGAGTTCGCGGAGGGCATTCAGGCCTATGCCGTTGGCTGTCCAGAGTTGGTAACGCTGGTGGAACGCGGTGAACTCGATGGCCCTCTTGTAGAAGCTACGGTTCAGCAGGCGTTGCAGCCATTGCTGAAACAAGATGTTGATGTAATTGTGCTCGGCTGTACTCATTTCCCTGCTTTACGGGACATAATCGAGCGTGTTGTCGGACATTCCATACAAATTATCGATAGTGGAATGGCCATTGCGCGCCGCACCCACGCGGTTTTGGATGCGGAGGGCTTGATGCGCGCGAGAAGCCAGAATCATGCACGCCCTGGAGACGTTGAGAGGCTTGAGGTACTCTGTAGTGGAGACGCCGGGGCATTTAGCGATGTTGCCAGTAAAATCATAGGCCATAGAATCATTGCTCAACAGGTCGATCTCAAACGAGAAGGAGTGCTATGA